In Equus caballus isolate H_3958 breed thoroughbred chromosome 25, TB-T2T, whole genome shotgun sequence, one DNA window encodes the following:
- the OR1J49B gene encoding olfactory receptor family 1 subfamily J member 49B: MRPENKSSVSEFLLLGLPFSLEYQGLCFTLFLGMHLTTVLGNLLIILLIRLDSHLHTPMYFFLSHLAFSDISLSSVVVPKMLMNMQTQQQSISYVGCISQMCFFLVFACLDNFLLAVMAYDRYVAICQPLHYTTVMSQGLYVSLVAGSWLFCCAHALLHTLLLVRLSFCADNTIPNFYCDLTVLLKMSCSDISLNELVIFTEGGMLFFLPLSSILGSYIRIGSTVLRVPSIKRFFKVFSTCGSHLFVVSLYYGTLAGVYFFSSSWGSNDKDIIASVMYVVVTPMLNPFIYSLRNRDIKQALEIFINRANFFK, encoded by the coding sequence ATGAGGCCTGAGAACAAGAGCAGCGTGTCTGAGTTCCTCCTCCTTGGGCTCCCCTTCTCACTGGAGTATCAGGGCTTGTGCTTCACCTTGTTCTTGGGAATGCACCTGACCACAGTGCTGGGGAATCTGCTCATCATCTTGCTCATCAGGCTGGACTCtcacctccacactcccatgtacttcttcctcagccacttggccttctctgacaTTTCCCTTTCATCTGTCGTGGTTCCAAAGATGCTCATGAACATGCAGACTCAGCAACAATCCATCTCCTATGTGGGGTGCATATCTCAGATgtgttttttcttagtttttgcttgtcttgaCAATTTCCTTCTTGCAGTGATGGCATATGACAGGTATGTGGCCATCTGTCAGCCACTCCACTACACAACTGTTATGAGTCAGGGGCTGTATGTCTCCTTAGTAGCTGGATCCTGGTTATTCTGTTGTGCACATGCTCTGTTGCACACCCTTCTCTTGGTCCGACTGTCCTTTTGTGCTGACAATACCATCCCAAATTTCTACTGTGACCTCACTGTGCTCCTGAAGATGAGCTGCTCAGACATCTCCCTCAATGAGCTGGTCATCTTCACTGAAGGAGGaatgcttttctttttgcctttgagTAGCATCTTGGGGTCATACATCCGGATAGGCTCCACTGTCTTGAGGGTCCCATCCATCAAGAGattctttaaagttttttctaCCTGTGGCTCCCATCTCTTTGTGGTGTCTTTATACTATGGGACACTTGCAGGTGTTTACTTTTTCTCCTCATCATGGGGGTCCAATGACAAAGACATAATTGCTTCAGTCATGTATGTGGTAGTTacccccatgctgaacccctttATCTATAGCCTGAGGAACAGAGATATAAAACAGGCCCtagaaatatttatcaatagGGCTAACTTCTTTAAGTGA